The DNA segment AACCTTGAAACCTagtttatcttttagaatttctgTCAAGAGGAAACGATCAGCATGAAGTTGACGTCCGTTCCAACTGGAATATGATGCCATAATGGTGGAAACCCCCTGAGAAATACAGTCCAGATATGGTGCCATATGAATGCTCTCTAAATCATCATATGATAATATGGTATTCCCTTCATTTATACCCTTTTCAGTGCCTCCATCTCCAACAAAATGCTTCGCACATGCAATGACATTATTTCTGGAATCAAGCAAACTTGATGATGAGAGATTGAAACAAGTTTCTAACGAGGTATACCTGTATATGGTTATTGATAGTTGATACAGAATCCAACACGAATATATCTACCTGCCAGCTACAAAAGGGTAGCCTTTCGGGTAGTCCGCCGGTGGTTTTCCCTGCAAACCTGTAATAATGGAAGTCATTTTTCGAACAATGTTGGTGTCTTCACTATAACACTCAAAACATCTTCCCCATCTGGGATCCCTGCATACCTGTGATAATACACTAATGTCTCAAAATctatataatagaaaattttataatatataaaaaggatCTTAAACATGATTATGACATGAACACAACATGGACGTATGAATTATCAGGTCTAGTATCTCGGTAATTATTTGACTTGGTACAACACGGTAGAATCAAAGAACATTtggctaattatttttacagTACTTACAGCTACGCAGGGAGCAAAGTCATAGTGAATGCCAGTTGCCCTAACTTCAAGAGCAGTTGCAGCCCCAATTCTTTGAGCCAAATCTGCATCTCTATGATGAGCatataattttcaataattagAAGATACAACTACTGTATTTGAAAAGATACTCCCATGAATCTTTTACTGTAAAAAGTTGGCTGAGGAAATGGAGAAGGCTAAATACAAGAGTTATGTTACTCTACCTCTTCATTTTGCTTAAAATATCCATATCCACACATAATTAGACTTGGATACGCGTTAAGATCCTTTATATACATAGAAAATTTTAAGCATATTTATGTTTGACACACTTATATCCAGCACTTGCCTCTGATTTTTAGCAACATAATACAAGAGTGCCTAGTTCTAGTCCAATTCCCTTTTTCCCTCTTTCTTAATACCTAGAAAAAAAATGAGCATACTTGTGCTCAACACATACCTATATCCGGCACTTGCCCCCAAGGAGCAACCCCTTATTATaggggaaacttagaaaaaagaGCACTCCTATGTTGAACATATACATCTAGCACTCGCACTTGAGTTCAAGCAACACAAGGCTTTTGGGTAATTTCAACGAAATGTTTAAAAATACGAGCTTATCACGCGCAAGGGGAAATCTATTGATTTGCACAACACTGGACTTTGGGGTCCAATTCTCGTGTGTGCAAGCCCATCCTCTCAACTGACTCTATATTATAAGCAAAAGTCTAAAGTTTTAGAATAAGTGAGGTGGGATAAGTTCTTTTGAAACATCACTCATTTTTAGCACATAGTACCAGTCAAAAACtctatattttttttctctctaatgGACATGATGTAATATAGGGGAAAATTAATATCACaatattcatttattttccttcatcAACATTGGCATTGATCAAAGAAATATTAGAAATTACCATAAAAGACTTAAAATCATAGAAGAAACAAACCTAGTAGCTCCAACTCCAACATTGTGAGGAAATATAGTGGCACCATAAACACTATTGTTACCATGAACTGCATCAATCCCATAAATAAGCGGTATCCCAAGCCGAGACTCAAGTGCTGCCTGCTGGAACTTATCCACCATATCAGCCCAATCAGCTGGCAATGCTTTCTCAAATGGCACACTTCCACCGGCACTCAGTATACTACCTGCAAAAAATTTAAGGCTAATCAGTGTTCTCTAGTTCTCAAAAATTATCAACAGACTGTTCGAGAAAATGcctaaaagaggaaaaaaaataaaggtacCTATGGAAAAGCTTTTGAGATCAGCAGGAGTGGCGACACTTCGCTCGATTTGGGTCATTTGACCGATCTTTTCTTGTAGAGTCATTCGAGAAAGAAGGTCTTTGACTCGATCCTCTATGGGTGCATTTGGGTTCTTGTAAGTGCAATCAATTAACCAAAATTGAATTGAACAGAGAAAATCTGAAGGATAAAGAAAATTCGAGCTCAACCCAGAATTTTAATTCGATTAAATCTCACTTCTAAAATTCAAGTTTTGATTCGAAATGATAATCAAATTGTTCGT comes from the Gossypium hirsutum isolate 1008001.06 chromosome A06, Gossypium_hirsutum_v2.1, whole genome shotgun sequence genome and includes:
- the LOC107887611 gene encoding beta-glucosidase BoGH3B; this translates as MSQKSTSSLSLPTSNRSCERSHLQPLPPQNTLKPSLSVSHVTLKPHSFLQRTQDFLCSIQFWLIDCTYKNPNAPIEDRVKDLLSRMTLQEKIGQMTQIERSVATPADLKSFSIGSILSAGGSVPFEKALPADWADMVDKFQQAALESRLGIPLIYGIDAVHGNNSVYGATIFPHNVGVGATRDADLAQRIGAATALEVRATGIHYDFAPCVAVCRDPRWGRCFECYSEDTNIVRKMTSIITGLQGKPPADYPKGYPFVAGRNNVIACAKHFVGDGGTEKGINEGNTILSYDDLESIHMAPYLDCISQGVSTIMASYSSWNGRQLHADRFLLTEILKDKLGFKGFVISDWEALDRLTEPRGSNYRYCISTAVNAGIDMVMVPLRYKQFMDDLTFLVESGEVLMSRIDDAVERILRVKFVSGLFEYPFSDRSLLDIVGCKVNIAEISI